A genomic segment from Desulfurispirillum indicum S5 encodes:
- a CDS encoding NifB/NifX family molybdenum-iron cluster-binding protein — MNVCFPIVQNLGLESIVFDHFGSAPLFVLADMDTGAVRELSNGDLNHQASQCQPLKALGEMRPEAVVAGGIGAGALNQLRRAGIRVYQALGKTVAENMQMLRENALPEMKLEGSCSSHGHGHGSGGHSCCGNH, encoded by the coding sequence ATGAATGTCTGTTTTCCCATTGTTCAGAATCTTGGCCTGGAGAGTATTGTCTTTGACCACTTTGGCTCTGCACCACTGTTTGTCCTGGCGGACATGGATACGGGTGCTGTGCGGGAGCTCAGCAACGGAGACCTGAACCATCAGGCCAGTCAGTGTCAACCCCTGAAAGCCCTTGGTGAAATGCGCCCTGAGGCGGTGGTGGCTGGAGGTATAGGTGCAGGAGCGCTGAATCAGCTGCGTCGCGCAGGCATCCGGGTCTATCAGGCGCTGGGGAAAACCGTGGCGGAAAACATGCAGATGCTGCGGGAGAACGCCCTGCCTGAAATGAAGCTGGAGGGCTCCTGCTCTTCCCATGGTCACGGCCACGGATCGGGGGGACACTCCTGCTGTGGGAACCACTGA
- the rimM gene encoding ribosome maturation factor RimM (Essential for efficient processing of 16S rRNA), protein MKSSSEMLSIARITKTRGLRGELQLFSLFNEPGRFEGLKHLHIGGVRFAVSRLRIADSQRLVVSLKGVDTIEQAEELVGQDACLPVDEIPRYEDEYFDFELQKLRVINDDGEELGSLTQIIHTGAKDVYEILSPGGKRWMIPANHEFIPEINLEEGYMLVRPIPGMMDEDAL, encoded by the coding sequence TTGAAATCATCGAGTGAAATGCTGTCCATCGCCCGCATCACCAAAACCCGTGGCCTGCGGGGCGAGCTGCAACTGTTCAGCCTTTTCAATGAGCCTGGGCGCTTTGAAGGCCTGAAGCATCTCCATATCGGAGGGGTCAGGTTTGCCGTAAGCCGTCTGCGTATTGCGGACAGCCAGCGGCTGGTGGTCAGCCTGAAGGGTGTGGACACCATCGAACAGGCGGAAGAGCTGGTGGGGCAGGATGCCTGCCTGCCGGTCGATGAGATACCCCGTTACGAAGACGAATACTTCGATTTTGAACTGCAGAAGCTTCGCGTCATCAATGATGACGGCGAAGAACTTGGATCCTTAACACAGATTATTCACACGGGCGCCAAAGACGTGTACGAAATCCTCTCTCCCGGGGGCAAGCGGTGGATGATTCCGGCCAACCATGAATTCATCCCCGAAATCAACCTGGAGGAGGGCTACATGCTGGTGCGACCCATACCCGGAATGATGGACGAAGATGCGCTTTGA
- the rpsP gene encoding 30S ribosomal protein S16, which yields MAVKIRLKRLGSKKRPFYRIVAMDSRTPRDGQSLEIIGTYNPIKEPAELQINEEKALYWLGVGAEPSDTARNLLSKQGVMQKFHELKLEKKKKSE from the coding sequence TTGGCTGTCAAGATCAGACTCAAACGCCTGGGATCCAAAAAGCGACCCTTCTACCGAATCGTCGCCATGGACTCCCGCACCCCACGGGATGGACAATCCCTCGAAATCATCGGTACCTACAACCCCATCAAAGAGCCAGCCGAACTGCAAATTAACGAAGAAAAGGCTCTTTACTGGCTGGGTGTGGGTGCTGAACCCAGTGACACCGCGCGCAATCTGCTCTCCAAGCAGGGTGTCATGCAGAAATTCCACGAGCTGAAGCTGGAGAAAAAGAAGAAGTCTGAGTAA
- the ffh gene encoding signal recognition particle protein, whose protein sequence is MFSQLQNSFQKVFKDLRGQGKISEANIQEALREVRVALLDADVNIKVVRQFIAQVKEKALGQEVLQSLTPGQQFIKIVDAELTELMGQTHTKLHLSSTPPTVVMMCGLQGSGKTTTAGKLAASFKKQGRKVMLAGADIYRPAAVEQIRALAEQVGVDVYAPGTDISPVEICAQARKLAMGKQIDLLILDTAGRLHIDDALMEELVQIKASARPDEILFVADAMTGQEAVNVAQSFDERLDLSGVILTKMDSDARGGAALSIRALLGKPIKYIGGGEKMDALEPFHPDRVASRILGMGDMLTLIEKAESVYDEKTAKNLERKIRGNEFSMQDFKDQLLQIKKMGSLGSIMKMIPGMSSKMGDMDIDDSQYKPVVAIIDSMTPQEREKPEIINANRRRRIAKGSGRTVQEVNRLLKQFQDMRKMMKQFSGAGGKNKKQQQAMMRQLQARMPKGAMGGKMPFGRR, encoded by the coding sequence ATGTTCTCCCAACTCCAGAACTCCTTCCAGAAAGTCTTCAAGGACCTGCGCGGGCAGGGGAAGATCAGCGAAGCCAACATTCAGGAGGCCCTGCGCGAGGTGCGGGTTGCCCTGCTGGATGCCGATGTCAACATCAAGGTGGTGCGGCAGTTCATTGCGCAGGTGAAGGAGAAGGCGCTTGGGCAGGAGGTTCTGCAGAGTCTGACTCCTGGTCAGCAGTTCATCAAGATTGTTGATGCGGAGCTGACGGAGCTGATGGGGCAGACCCATACAAAGCTGCATCTTTCCAGCACTCCACCCACGGTGGTGATGATGTGCGGTTTGCAGGGCAGCGGGAAGACGACGACGGCTGGCAAGCTGGCGGCTTCGTTCAAGAAGCAGGGCCGCAAGGTTATGCTGGCGGGTGCCGATATTTACCGTCCGGCGGCGGTGGAGCAGATTCGCGCCCTGGCGGAGCAGGTGGGTGTGGATGTGTACGCCCCCGGCACGGATATTTCGCCGGTGGAGATTTGCGCCCAGGCCAGAAAGCTGGCCATGGGAAAACAGATTGATTTACTGATTCTGGATACGGCGGGGCGTCTGCATATTGATGATGCCCTGATGGAAGAGCTGGTGCAGATCAAGGCCAGCGCCCGCCCTGACGAGATTCTCTTCGTGGCCGATGCCATGACGGGTCAGGAGGCGGTCAATGTGGCCCAGTCCTTTGATGAACGCCTGGATCTTTCCGGTGTCATCCTGACGAAAATGGACAGTGACGCCCGTGGCGGTGCGGCCCTTTCCATCCGCGCGCTGCTTGGCAAGCCCATCAAGTACATTGGTGGCGGCGAGAAGATGGATGCCCTGGAGCCTTTCCACCCCGACCGGGTGGCTTCGCGCATTCTGGGCATGGGGGACATGCTCACCCTGATCGAGAAGGCTGAGAGTGTCTACGACGAAAAGACGGCCAAGAACCTGGAACGCAAGATCCGCGGCAATGAATTCAGCATGCAGGATTTCAAGGACCAGCTTTTGCAGATAAAGAAGATGGGGTCACTGGGCTCCATTATGAAGATGATTCCCGGTATGAGCTCAAAAATGGGCGATATGGATATAGACGACTCCCAGTACAAGCCGGTGGTGGCGATTATTGATTCCATGACGCCCCAGGAGCGTGAGAAGCCGGAGATCATCAACGCCAACCGCCGACGCCGCATCGCCAAGGGTTCGGGACGCACAGTGCAGGAGGTCAACCGCCTGCTGAAGCAGTTCCAGGACATGCGCAAGATGATGAAGCAGTTCTCGGGCGCGGGGGGCAAGAACAAGAAGCAGCAGCAGGCCATGATGCGCCAGCTGCAGGCCCGTATGCCCAAGGGGGCTATGGGCGGGAAGATGCCTTTCGGGCGTCGTTAG
- the trmD gene encoding tRNA (guanosine(37)-N1)-methyltransferase TrmD translates to MRFDIITLFPEMVQSCFAEGVVGRALQRGDIALKCVNPRDFTSDVHRTVDDTLYGGGSGMLMKAEPLASAVSAVERASRSRVIYLSPQGQPLNQAKVRELAELEQLILVCGRYEGVDQRFIDHYVDEEISIGDYVISGGELAASVVIDSVARCIPGVIGQVQSVTEDSFFEGLLDAPHYTRPAEFEAEAVPAVLSGGHHEHIEQWREEQSLRRTWHKRPDLLEKTVLSTRQRTMLRKIMREDWQQRGMPGANVSIALIHYPVYNKRHEVITTSVTNMDLHDISRTVRTFELTNYFVVTPVKSQHELMGRITRHWTEGYGSTYNPDRKEAFDRMQFVHSLEDVREHFRKRGQRLVITATSANPKWTNTTYPHLSRMMDQDRETQHLILFGTGWGLTDEIMEAADYVLPPIDGNGEYNHLSVRSAAAITLDRVFRRYP, encoded by the coding sequence ATGCGCTTTGATATCATAACCCTCTTTCCCGAAATGGTTCAGAGCTGTTTTGCCGAAGGTGTTGTGGGTCGGGCGCTGCAGCGGGGTGATATCGCCCTGAAGTGCGTGAACCCGCGCGATTTCACCAGCGATGTGCACCGTACCGTTGACGACACCCTCTACGGTGGCGGCAGCGGCATGCTGATGAAGGCCGAACCCTTGGCCAGCGCTGTTTCAGCAGTGGAGCGCGCCAGTCGCAGCCGGGTCATCTACCTTTCGCCCCAGGGCCAGCCCCTGAATCAGGCCAAGGTACGTGAACTGGCAGAGCTGGAGCAGCTCATCCTGGTGTGCGGACGCTACGAAGGCGTTGATCAGCGTTTTATCGACCACTATGTGGACGAGGAAATCTCCATCGGTGACTATGTCATCAGTGGGGGCGAGCTGGCCGCCAGCGTAGTGATCGACAGCGTGGCCCGCTGCATTCCCGGTGTTATCGGCCAGGTGCAGAGCGTTACAGAAGACTCCTTCTTTGAAGGTCTGCTGGACGCGCCCCACTACACCCGGCCCGCCGAATTTGAGGCTGAGGCTGTTCCCGCTGTCCTCAGCGGCGGACACCATGAGCACATCGAGCAGTGGCGCGAGGAGCAATCCCTGCGCCGCACCTGGCACAAACGCCCCGATCTGCTGGAAAAAACCGTACTTTCCACCCGCCAGCGCACCATGCTGCGGAAGATCATGCGGGAGGACTGGCAGCAGCGCGGCATGCCCGGCGCCAATGTGAGCATCGCCCTGATTCACTATCCGGTGTACAACAAGCGCCATGAAGTCATCACCACTTCGGTGACCAACATGGACCTGCACGATATCTCCCGCACCGTGCGCACCTTTGAACTGACCAACTACTTTGTGGTGACGCCAGTCAAAAGCCAGCACGAACTGATGGGACGTATCACGCGCCACTGGACCGAGGGCTACGGCTCCACCTACAACCCCGATCGCAAGGAAGCTTTCGATCGTATGCAGTTTGTCCACAGCCTGGAGGATGTGCGCGAGCACTTCCGCAAGCGCGGGCAGCGGCTGGTGATTACCGCCACCAGCGCCAACCCCAAGTGGACCAACACCACCTACCCCCATCTGTCACGCATGATGGATCAGGATCGCGAAACCCAGCACCTGATCCTCTTCGGCACCGGCTGGGGACTGACAGACGAAATCATGGAAGCAGCCGACTACGTGCTGCCCCCCATAGATGGCAATGGTGAATACAATCACCTTTCCGTAAGAAGTGCCGCCGCCATCACCCTTGACCGGGTGTTCCGGCGCTACCCGTAA
- a CDS encoding DUF134 domain-containing protein yields MPRSRKPRHCSCPFPDTVERVFKPAGIPGRQLRHERIAHDELESLYLCDGLGLTQEEAGERMGVSRGTVQRLLVSARRKVALGLVEGVALCVEGTAPSPDAQTEL; encoded by the coding sequence GTGCCGCGTTCACGTAAGCCGCGCCACTGCAGTTGCCCATTCCCCGATACGGTGGAGCGGGTTTTTAAGCCTGCGGGTATTCCCGGCAGGCAGCTGCGTCACGAGCGCATTGCCCACGATGAACTGGAGTCACTCTATCTGTGTGATGGTCTGGGCCTGACCCAGGAGGAGGCGGGTGAGCGTATGGGCGTATCCCGTGGAACCGTGCAGCGCCTGCTGGTTTCGGCTCGGCGAAAAGTAGCCCTGGGACTGGTGGAAGGCGTGGCCCTCTGTGTGGAAGGTACTGCGCCTTCGCCGGATGCACAAACGGAATTGTAA
- a CDS encoding KH domain-containing protein has product MKELIEYIVKSIVDHPDEVEITETEAEKTTIIELKVASDDLGKVIGKQGRMAKALRTIVSASASKDGRRLILEIIE; this is encoded by the coding sequence ATGAAAGAGTTAATCGAATATATTGTCAAATCCATTGTTGATCATCCCGATGAAGTGGAAATAACGGAAACGGAAGCGGAGAAGACGACCATTATCGAACTGAAAGTGGCTTCAGACGACCTGGGGAAAGTCATCGGCAAACAAGGACGCATGGCAAAAGCGCTGCGCACCATCGTCAGTGCCTCTGCCAGTAAAGATGGAAGACGGCTGATCCTTGAAATCATCGAGTGA
- the rplS gene encoding 50S ribosomal protein L19 yields MNPVQMIEQEQVQEVPQFKAGDTVKVHYKVIEGNKERVQVFEGVVLRLKKGGIPTFTVRKVSFGVGVERIFPLYSPKIAKLEVTKIGRVRQGRIYYLRNLRGKAARIKEQMNYNRPK; encoded by the coding sequence ATGAATCCTGTACAGATGATTGAACAGGAACAGGTACAAGAAGTACCCCAGTTCAAAGCCGGCGATACCGTCAAAGTTCACTACAAAGTCATAGAAGGCAATAAAGAGCGCGTTCAGGTATTTGAAGGCGTGGTACTGCGCCTGAAAAAAGGTGGCATCCCTACCTTTACCGTGCGCAAAGTCTCCTTTGGCGTTGGCGTGGAGCGTATCTTCCCCCTCTACTCGCCCAAAATTGCCAAACTGGAAGTGACCAAGATCGGTCGCGTGCGCCAGGGCCGCATCTACTACCTGCGCAACCTGCGCGGCAAAGCTGCCCGTATCAAAGAGCAGATGAACTACAACCGTCCCAAGTAA